One window from the genome of Epinephelus moara isolate mb chromosome 21, YSFRI_EMoa_1.0, whole genome shotgun sequence encodes:
- the LOC126409050 gene encoding abl interactor 1-like isoform X3 has product MAELQMLLEEEIPAGKRALVESYQNLSRVAEYCENNYVQAQDKKKALEETKAYTTQSLASVAYQINALANNVLQLLDIQASQLRRMESSINHISQTVDIHKEKVARREIGILTTNKNTSRTHKIIAPGNMERPVRYIRKPIDYTLLDDVGHGVKWLKAKQHGNNAAGRGGTLSRTTPPTQKPPSPPMAGRGTLGRNTPYKTLEPVKPPVVPNDYMTSPARLSNQHSPARTASLNQRPRTHSGSSGGSGGRENSGGSGVGIPLAVPTPSPPSMGQVATSSASVPQGPGLGPIPMSQFGTISRQISRHNSSTTSSASMVSATGTYRRAPSVSSQQPHINGGPAYPQNSVTDSPAPPPPPPPEDMGVFEEPSPPPPPPPVDYEEEEAAVVHYSDPYADGDPHWAPKVYLEKVVAIYDYSKDKEDELSFMEGAIIYIIKKNDDGWFEGVCNGVTGLFPGNYVESIMHYAD; this is encoded by the exons GCTCAAGACAAGAAGAAGGCCCTGGAGGAGACCAAGGCCTACACCACCCAGTCTCTGGCCAGCGTGGCCTACCAGATCAATGCCTTAGCTAAcaatgtgctgcagctgctggacaTCCAGGCCTCGCAACTACGACGCATGGAGTCCTCCATCAACCACATCTCCCAG ACGGTGGATATTCATAAGGAGAAGGTGGCACGTCGAGAGATCGGCATCCTGACCACAAATAAGAACACCTCTCGCACCCACAAGATCATCGCCCCGGGTAACATGGAGCGGCCGGTGCGCTACATCAGAAAGCCCATTGACTACACATTGCTGGATGATGTGGGGCACGGCGTCAAA TGGCTTAAGGCCAAG CAACATGGGAACAATGCGGCAGGAAGAGGGGGGACGCTTTCCAGGACCACCCCACCCACACAGAAACCCCCAAGCCCCCCTATGGCTGGTCGTGGTACCCTGGG ACGTAACACTCCCTACAAGACTCTGGAGCCAGTGAAGCCTCCAGTGGTACCCAATGACTACATGACGAGCCCGGCCCGACTGAGCAACCAGCACAGCCCTGCACGCACAGCCTCTCTCAACCAGAGGCCCCGGACACACAG tggcagcagtggtggaagtgGCGGCAGGGAGAATAGCGGAGGCAGTGGAGTTGGTATTCCTTTAGCAGTTCCCACCCCGTCCCCTCCCAGTATGGGGCAAG tGGCGACATCCTCAGCCTCAGTGCCACAGGGCCCCGGCTTGGGTCCCATACCCATGTCCCAGTTCGGAACCATCTCCCGCCAGATCTCCCGTCAcaactcctccaccacctcttcAGCCTCTATGGTGTCGGCCACTGGCACCTACCGCCGTGCACCCTCCGTCTCCTCCCAGCAGCCCCACATCAACGGGGGTCCTGCCTACCCACAGAACTCAG TAACAGACAGCCCCGCCCCGCCTCCTCCGCCTCCCCCAGAGGACATGGGTGTGTTTGAGGagccctctccccctcctcctcctccacctgtggactatgaggaagaggaggccgCAGTGGTTCATTACAGCGATCCCTACGCTGACGGAGACCCCCACTGGGCCCCCAAGGTTTATTTAGAGAAAG TTGTGGCCATCTATGACTACAGCAAGGACAAGGAGGATGAGCTGTCCTTCATGGAGGGAGCCATCATCTACATAATCAAGAAAAATGATGACGGCTGGTTCGAAGGTGTCTGTAACGGCGTCACCGGACTCTTCCCAGGAAACTACGTCGAGTCGATCATGCACTATGCTgactaa
- the LOC126409050 gene encoding abl interactor 1-like isoform X2, producing the protein MAELQMLLEEEIPAGKRALVESYQNLSRVAEYCENNYVQAQDKKKALEETKAYTTQSLASVAYQINALANNVLQLLDIQASQLRRMESSINHISQTVDIHKEKVARREIGILTTNKNTSRTHKIIAPGNMERPVRYIRKPIDYTLLDDVGHGVKQHGNNAAGRGGTLSRTTPPTQKPPSPPMAGRGTLGRNTPYKTLEPVKPPVVPNDYMTSPARLSNQHSPARTASLNQRPRTHSGSSGGSGGRENSGGSGVGIPLAVPTPSPPSMGQVATSSASVPQGPGLGPIPMSQFGTISRQISRHNSSTTSSASMVSATGTYRRAPSVSSQQPHINGGPAYPQNSVSVAPPPPPPMVQLTPQIPLTGFVARMQESITDSPAPPPPPPPEDMGVFEEPSPPPPPPPVDYEEEEAAVVHYSDPYADGDPHWAPKVYLEKVVAIYDYSKDKEDELSFMEGAIIYIIKKNDDGWFEGVCNGVTGLFPGNYVESIMHYAD; encoded by the exons GCTCAAGACAAGAAGAAGGCCCTGGAGGAGACCAAGGCCTACACCACCCAGTCTCTGGCCAGCGTGGCCTACCAGATCAATGCCTTAGCTAAcaatgtgctgcagctgctggacaTCCAGGCCTCGCAACTACGACGCATGGAGTCCTCCATCAACCACATCTCCCAG ACGGTGGATATTCATAAGGAGAAGGTGGCACGTCGAGAGATCGGCATCCTGACCACAAATAAGAACACCTCTCGCACCCACAAGATCATCGCCCCGGGTAACATGGAGCGGCCGGTGCGCTACATCAGAAAGCCCATTGACTACACATTGCTGGATGATGTGGGGCACGGCGTCAAA CAACATGGGAACAATGCGGCAGGAAGAGGGGGGACGCTTTCCAGGACCACCCCACCCACACAGAAACCCCCAAGCCCCCCTATGGCTGGTCGTGGTACCCTGGG ACGTAACACTCCCTACAAGACTCTGGAGCCAGTGAAGCCTCCAGTGGTACCCAATGACTACATGACGAGCCCGGCCCGACTGAGCAACCAGCACAGCCCTGCACGCACAGCCTCTCTCAACCAGAGGCCCCGGACACACAG tggcagcagtggtggaagtgGCGGCAGGGAGAATAGCGGAGGCAGTGGAGTTGGTATTCCTTTAGCAGTTCCCACCCCGTCCCCTCCCAGTATGGGGCAAG tGGCGACATCCTCAGCCTCAGTGCCACAGGGCCCCGGCTTGGGTCCCATACCCATGTCCCAGTTCGGAACCATCTCCCGCCAGATCTCCCGTCAcaactcctccaccacctcttcAGCCTCTATGGTGTCGGCCACTGGCACCTACCGCCGTGCACCCTCCGTCTCCTCCCAGCAGCCCCACATCAACGGGGGTCCTGCCTACCCACAGAACTCAG TGTCTGTggctcctccgcctcctcctccaaTGGTCCAGCTGACCCCACAGATCCCTCTGACCGGCTTTGTGGCCAGAATGCAGGAGAGCA TAACAGACAGCCCCGCCCCGCCTCCTCCGCCTCCCCCAGAGGACATGGGTGTGTTTGAGGagccctctccccctcctcctcctccacctgtggactatgaggaagaggaggccgCAGTGGTTCATTACAGCGATCCCTACGCTGACGGAGACCCCCACTGGGCCCCCAAGGTTTATTTAGAGAAAG TTGTGGCCATCTATGACTACAGCAAGGACAAGGAGGATGAGCTGTCCTTCATGGAGGGAGCCATCATCTACATAATCAAGAAAAATGATGACGGCTGGTTCGAAGGTGTCTGTAACGGCGTCACCGGACTCTTCCCAGGAAACTACGTCGAGTCGATCATGCACTATGCTgactaa
- the LOC126409050 gene encoding abl interactor 1-like isoform X1, with protein sequence MAELQMLLEEEIPAGKRALVESYQNLSRVAEYCENNYVQAQDKKKALEETKAYTTQSLASVAYQINALANNVLQLLDIQASQLRRMESSINHISQTVDIHKEKVARREIGILTTNKNTSRTHKIIAPGNMERPVRYIRKPIDYTLLDDVGHGVKWLKAKQHGNNAAGRGGTLSRTTPPTQKPPSPPMAGRGTLGRNTPYKTLEPVKPPVVPNDYMTSPARLSNQHSPARTASLNQRPRTHSGSSGGSGGRENSGGSGVGIPLAVPTPSPPSMGQVATSSASVPQGPGLGPIPMSQFGTISRQISRHNSSTTSSASMVSATGTYRRAPSVSSQQPHINGGPAYPQNSVSVAPPPPPPMVQLTPQIPLTGFVARMQESITDSPAPPPPPPPEDMGVFEEPSPPPPPPPVDYEEEEAAVVHYSDPYADGDPHWAPKVYLEKVVAIYDYSKDKEDELSFMEGAIIYIIKKNDDGWFEGVCNGVTGLFPGNYVESIMHYAD encoded by the exons GCTCAAGACAAGAAGAAGGCCCTGGAGGAGACCAAGGCCTACACCACCCAGTCTCTGGCCAGCGTGGCCTACCAGATCAATGCCTTAGCTAAcaatgtgctgcagctgctggacaTCCAGGCCTCGCAACTACGACGCATGGAGTCCTCCATCAACCACATCTCCCAG ACGGTGGATATTCATAAGGAGAAGGTGGCACGTCGAGAGATCGGCATCCTGACCACAAATAAGAACACCTCTCGCACCCACAAGATCATCGCCCCGGGTAACATGGAGCGGCCGGTGCGCTACATCAGAAAGCCCATTGACTACACATTGCTGGATGATGTGGGGCACGGCGTCAAA TGGCTTAAGGCCAAG CAACATGGGAACAATGCGGCAGGAAGAGGGGGGACGCTTTCCAGGACCACCCCACCCACACAGAAACCCCCAAGCCCCCCTATGGCTGGTCGTGGTACCCTGGG ACGTAACACTCCCTACAAGACTCTGGAGCCAGTGAAGCCTCCAGTGGTACCCAATGACTACATGACGAGCCCGGCCCGACTGAGCAACCAGCACAGCCCTGCACGCACAGCCTCTCTCAACCAGAGGCCCCGGACACACAG tggcagcagtggtggaagtgGCGGCAGGGAGAATAGCGGAGGCAGTGGAGTTGGTATTCCTTTAGCAGTTCCCACCCCGTCCCCTCCCAGTATGGGGCAAG tGGCGACATCCTCAGCCTCAGTGCCACAGGGCCCCGGCTTGGGTCCCATACCCATGTCCCAGTTCGGAACCATCTCCCGCCAGATCTCCCGTCAcaactcctccaccacctcttcAGCCTCTATGGTGTCGGCCACTGGCACCTACCGCCGTGCACCCTCCGTCTCCTCCCAGCAGCCCCACATCAACGGGGGTCCTGCCTACCCACAGAACTCAG TGTCTGTggctcctccgcctcctcctccaaTGGTCCAGCTGACCCCACAGATCCCTCTGACCGGCTTTGTGGCCAGAATGCAGGAGAGCA TAACAGACAGCCCCGCCCCGCCTCCTCCGCCTCCCCCAGAGGACATGGGTGTGTTTGAGGagccctctccccctcctcctcctccacctgtggactatgaggaagaggaggccgCAGTGGTTCATTACAGCGATCCCTACGCTGACGGAGACCCCCACTGGGCCCCCAAGGTTTATTTAGAGAAAG TTGTGGCCATCTATGACTACAGCAAGGACAAGGAGGATGAGCTGTCCTTCATGGAGGGAGCCATCATCTACATAATCAAGAAAAATGATGACGGCTGGTTCGAAGGTGTCTGTAACGGCGTCACCGGACTCTTCCCAGGAAACTACGTCGAGTCGATCATGCACTATGCTgactaa
- the LOC126409050 gene encoding abl interactor 1-like isoform X4, whose product MAELQMLLEEEIPAGKRALVESYQNLSRVAEYCENNYVQAQDKKKALEETKAYTTQSLASVAYQINALANNVLQLLDIQASQLRRMESSINHISQTVDIHKEKVARREIGILTTNKNTSRTHKIIAPGNMERPVRYIRKPIDYTLLDDVGHGVKQHGNNAAGRGGTLSRTTPPTQKPPSPPMAGRGTLGRNTPYKTLEPVKPPVVPNDYMTSPARLSNQHSPARTASLNQRPRTHSGSSGGSGGRENSGGSGVGIPLAVPTPSPPSMGQVATSSASVPQGPGLGPIPMSQFGTISRQISRHNSSTTSSASMVSATGTYRRAPSVSSQQPHINGGPAYPQNSVTDSPAPPPPPPPEDMGVFEEPSPPPPPPPVDYEEEEAAVVHYSDPYADGDPHWAPKVYLEKVVAIYDYSKDKEDELSFMEGAIIYIIKKNDDGWFEGVCNGVTGLFPGNYVESIMHYAD is encoded by the exons GCTCAAGACAAGAAGAAGGCCCTGGAGGAGACCAAGGCCTACACCACCCAGTCTCTGGCCAGCGTGGCCTACCAGATCAATGCCTTAGCTAAcaatgtgctgcagctgctggacaTCCAGGCCTCGCAACTACGACGCATGGAGTCCTCCATCAACCACATCTCCCAG ACGGTGGATATTCATAAGGAGAAGGTGGCACGTCGAGAGATCGGCATCCTGACCACAAATAAGAACACCTCTCGCACCCACAAGATCATCGCCCCGGGTAACATGGAGCGGCCGGTGCGCTACATCAGAAAGCCCATTGACTACACATTGCTGGATGATGTGGGGCACGGCGTCAAA CAACATGGGAACAATGCGGCAGGAAGAGGGGGGACGCTTTCCAGGACCACCCCACCCACACAGAAACCCCCAAGCCCCCCTATGGCTGGTCGTGGTACCCTGGG ACGTAACACTCCCTACAAGACTCTGGAGCCAGTGAAGCCTCCAGTGGTACCCAATGACTACATGACGAGCCCGGCCCGACTGAGCAACCAGCACAGCCCTGCACGCACAGCCTCTCTCAACCAGAGGCCCCGGACACACAG tggcagcagtggtggaagtgGCGGCAGGGAGAATAGCGGAGGCAGTGGAGTTGGTATTCCTTTAGCAGTTCCCACCCCGTCCCCTCCCAGTATGGGGCAAG tGGCGACATCCTCAGCCTCAGTGCCACAGGGCCCCGGCTTGGGTCCCATACCCATGTCCCAGTTCGGAACCATCTCCCGCCAGATCTCCCGTCAcaactcctccaccacctcttcAGCCTCTATGGTGTCGGCCACTGGCACCTACCGCCGTGCACCCTCCGTCTCCTCCCAGCAGCCCCACATCAACGGGGGTCCTGCCTACCCACAGAACTCAG TAACAGACAGCCCCGCCCCGCCTCCTCCGCCTCCCCCAGAGGACATGGGTGTGTTTGAGGagccctctccccctcctcctcctccacctgtggactatgaggaagaggaggccgCAGTGGTTCATTACAGCGATCCCTACGCTGACGGAGACCCCCACTGGGCCCCCAAGGTTTATTTAGAGAAAG TTGTGGCCATCTATGACTACAGCAAGGACAAGGAGGATGAGCTGTCCTTCATGGAGGGAGCCATCATCTACATAATCAAGAAAAATGATGACGGCTGGTTCGAAGGTGTCTGTAACGGCGTCACCGGACTCTTCCCAGGAAACTACGTCGAGTCGATCATGCACTATGCTgactaa